From uncultured Desulfobacter sp.:
TGTTAATTTGCCCAACTTCGGCGTTGGAAAAAATTTTTAATCCTCAAAATATGTTGTATATTCATCCGGTTAAAAATTGTTTCCGCCTTGAATTTGAACAAATCACCTAAAAACTTGATGATCGAGTGATAGATGTAAAGAAGCCGGACGGGAACAAAGGTTGACTCTGATGTTACATATGATTATAACAATGGCACGTTCAGTTATGAATTTAAAAGCCAATTCGGACGGCCCACAAGGCCTTTTTGAATTCAACGGCTAAAATTATTAATGTCAGCCTGGTGGATTATTTGTTACGCCCATGCTTATTCTAACACGAAAAGTTGGTGAAAGTATCGTCATCGCTAATGATATTATCGTAAAGGTGATTGAAACCGGTAAAAACAGTGTTCGAATAGGTATTGATGCGCCACGGGAAATATCGATCCTGCGGCAGGAGGTATTTGATGCCATTCAAAAAGAAAATATCCTTTCCTCCCAGAAGACTGATAACATTGATATTACAAAGGCCGCCAAACTGATAGGTAATAAGGAACTCGGAAAAAAAGGTAATGAAGATTAATACAAGGCAATTCGGAGAAATGAGTATTGATGGTGATAAAATCATCAATATGCCGGATGGTATTCCCGGATTCAGGCAACAGAAACGATATGTTATTCTTGAAAAAAAGGAAACATCTCCTTTTTATCTATTTCAATGCGTGGATGACCCGAACCTGGCATTTGTGGTCATGGACCCCCTTCGTTTCTATCCTGAGTACACACTGTCTGTGAAGGATTTTGATAATACCATTAAATGGGAATTTGCAAAAGAAGAACTATCCTGTTTTGTCATCATCACCATTCCCAAAGGCAAGCCCGAAGATATGACGGCAAACTTTATGGCGCCTATTGTGATTAACAATGAAAGAAAAGAGGGGATGCAGCTGATCCTCCAGGGCAGTCCCTACTCACACCAGCAGCTGCTTTTGAAATAAAAAAAGAATAAAAGTAGGCCCATGGTCAGAATTAAATCTGCCACAGATGCGCCGGATTTTAAGTCGCCATCAAGGCACGCCAACGTAATTAAATTATTCCTGATGGCCTTTGGCGTAACGCCGAGGCTGGCTTAAAAGACAAGCAGATGGGCGATTTTACTTTGATCATGGGTCTTAAACATTCGTACTGAAAAGAAGGCCGCTTAAGTCCTGCATTTTTTCACGAAGCTCAAGAAGTTCTTCTGCAGGGAATTGCTTGATGACTTCATCGGTTTCTTTGTCCATAATTTTAACCACCACGTCCTCGGTGTCGTCGTCAATGGTAAAGTTCAACCTTGTCTGAACACTATTGGCAAAGTCCTCAAGGCCTTCCACCATATCTTCGACATCTTTTCTGGTCAGTTTGACCTGATTGCCGGTATCCTCACTTTTTTGTTCAGAAGCCTGGCTTTCAGCCCGCTTGGTGCTTGCCGAAGAATATGCAGCCTGCTTTAACTCGGACATCGTAGTAATGTCAGCGCTTACTGTGTCAGCAACAGTTTTCTGAACCTTAATACTGGTTTCTGGTCTGTCTGTACTGGTTATTGCATTTCCCGTTACATTCATATTTTTTGCCTTCCCGGGGTAAACAAGACCTACCGGCTGATGCTGATAAGTCTTGGGCTGTCCTT
This genomic window contains:
- the csrA gene encoding carbon storage regulator CsrA encodes the protein MLILTRKVGESIVIANDIIVKVIETGKNSVRIGIDAPREISILRQEVFDAIQKENILSSQKTDNIDITKAAKLIGNKELGKKGNED
- the fliW gene encoding flagellar assembly protein FliW; this translates as MKINTRQFGEMSIDGDKIINMPDGIPGFRQQKRYVILEKKETSPFYLFQCVDDPNLAFVVMDPLRFYPEYTLSVKDFDNTIKWEFAKEELSCFVIITIPKGKPEDMTANFMAPIVINNERKEGMQLILQGSPYSHQQLLLK
- a CDS encoding flagellar protein FlaG; protein product: MNVTGNAITSTDRPETSIKVQKTVADTVSADITTMSELKQAAYSSASTKRAESQASEQKSEDTGNQVKLTRKDVEDMVEGLEDFANSVQTRLNFTIDDDTEDVVVKIMDKETDEVIKQFPAEELLELREKMQDLSGLLFSTNV